The Thermococcus stetteri genome has a segment encoding these proteins:
- a CDS encoding archaemetzincin family Zn-dependent metalloprotease produces MILIVPIGYIPEWLIKDVAEFVDSYYSTRGVPVDVGDPISESLFLSAYHPFRRQFLGGAFLPTLSEIGRRKGALATVGITKVDLYERGMNFVFGVASENLRTAIVSIYRLRPEFYGKTSNDELLIERAVKEVMHELGHVFGLSHCPNIRCVMHFSNSVYDTDIKLPYYCPSCEKKLLQNLEVML; encoded by the coding sequence GTGATACTCATAGTTCCCATCGGCTACATCCCCGAGTGGCTCATAAAGGATGTGGCTGAATTCGTTGATTCGTACTACTCAACGAGGGGAGTTCCAGTTGATGTTGGTGATCCGATAAGTGAGAGCCTGTTTCTTTCTGCATACCACCCATTTAGGCGTCAGTTTCTTGGCGGCGCTTTTCTTCCAACGCTCTCCGAAATTGGGAGGAGGAAAGGGGCTTTGGCAACGGTGGGGATTACAAAGGTCGATCTCTACGAGAGGGGCATGAACTTCGTTTTTGGTGTGGCCAGCGAAAATCTGAGGACTGCGATTGTTTCAATTTACCGACTGAGGCCAGAGTTTTATGGGAAAACAAGCAATGATGAGCTCCTTATAGAGAGGGCTGTAAAGGAAGTGATGCACGAACTGGGTCATGTGTTTGGGCTCTCCCATTGTCCCAACATCCGGTGTGTCATGCACTTCTCAAACTCTGTTTATGACACTGACATTAAGCTTCCATACTACTGTCCGAGCTGTGAGAAAAAACTTCTGCAAAACCTAGAGGTGATGCTATGA
- a CDS encoding TrkH family potassium uptake protein, with the protein MLDFRKHINVSDDFFVVRNLTGSILEGVGVAYLVPALLAWVYPDEIKYVPYFALPGMASILFGAWLSRHSSRIEDVNLRQAMVAAAFTWLLASLVSVVPFMKIANMPLLDSYFECMSAWTGTGLTMMSNLQSYPKMMLFWRAWMQWLGGIGIVLVALTVLIRPGVAAARLYRAEARSERILPNLVNTAKVIFEIYLVLTLVGVYLYYINGMGLFDALTHSMTGLGTGGMSTHDESIGFFHSPAINAVTIFLMIMGAVNFTVHYRVFKDRSLKPFFADIQVRYMFFFLIPAISLIAYGLVQVGDSLGDALQGAVFHAVSAISCTGFQISDLSKYPEVGKFLLAVLMVIGGGAGSTAGGIKLIRITLMYESLKWTIESAILPKGAVIKRKVGNYVFSEEDIQEVMSFTITYVAFLLAGVLYTMLRVHANLADALFEVASAQGNVGLSVGITSPAMPPDLKFVYILLMWIGRLEIFSTLVFIISVFFLLPRGLRR; encoded by the coding sequence ATGCTAGACTTCAGGAAGCACATCAACGTCTCCGATGACTTTTTCGTCGTTAGAAACCTCACTGGATCGATACTTGAGGGTGTTGGAGTAGCTTACCTCGTCCCCGCACTGCTGGCGTGGGTCTATCCAGATGAGATAAAATACGTGCCCTACTTTGCCCTGCCAGGGATGGCCTCTATCCTGTTTGGAGCCTGGCTAAGCCGGCACTCAAGCAGGATTGAGGACGTAAACCTCAGGCAGGCGATGGTGGCTGCCGCATTTACCTGGCTCCTCGCTTCACTCGTCAGTGTTGTCCCCTTTATGAAAATCGCCAATATGCCCCTGCTGGATTCTTATTTTGAGTGCATGAGCGCGTGGACGGGCACGGGCCTCACGATGATGAGCAACCTACAGAGCTATCCAAAGATGATGCTGTTCTGGAGGGCGTGGATGCAGTGGCTCGGCGGGATTGGTATAGTACTGGTAGCCCTTACCGTCCTCATTCGACCCGGCGTTGCCGCGGCCAGGCTGTACAGGGCCGAGGCAAGGAGCGAGAGGATCCTTCCAAACTTGGTGAACACGGCCAAAGTGATATTCGAGATATACCTTGTCCTGACGCTTGTTGGTGTTTACCTCTACTACATCAACGGGATGGGCCTCTTCGATGCGCTCACGCACTCCATGACCGGTCTCGGTACCGGTGGTATGAGCACTCACGACGAGAGCATAGGGTTCTTCCACAGTCCCGCGATAAACGCCGTAACGATATTCCTGATGATAATGGGTGCCGTTAATTTCACCGTCCACTATCGGGTCTTCAAGGACAGGTCCCTCAAACCGTTCTTCGCGGACATCCAGGTCAGGTACATGTTCTTCTTCCTCATCCCGGCGATTTCCCTCATCGCCTATGGACTGGTTCAGGTTGGGGATTCTCTAGGTGACGCTCTCCAGGGTGCGGTCTTCCACGCGGTTTCCGCCATAAGCTGTACGGGATTCCAGATATCGGACCTCTCTAAATACCCCGAGGTTGGAAAGTTTCTCCTGGCGGTGCTGATGGTGATAGGTGGTGGTGCGGGAAGTACTGCCGGCGGAATAAAACTGATAAGGATAACCCTGATGTACGAGAGCCTTAAGTGGACAATTGAAAGCGCAATACTCCCAAAGGGTGCCGTCATCAAGAGGAAGGTCGGAAACTACGTCTTCAGTGAGGAGGATATCCAGGAAGTAATGAGCTTTACGATAACGTACGTTGCGTTTCTACTTGCTGGGGTCCTCTACACAATGCTAAGGGTTCACGCTAACTTAGCGGACGCTCTCTTTGAGGTGGCATCCGCTCAGGGGAACGTCGGTCTCAGCGTGGGCATAACTTCCCCCGCGATGCCCCCCGATCTCAAGTTCGTCTACATACTCCTCATGTGGATAGGCAGGTTGGAGATATTCTCGACGCTTGTGTTCATAATAAGCGTGTTCTTCCTGCTCCCCAGGGGGCTGAGAAGGTGA
- a CDS encoding energy-coupling factor ABC transporter ATP-binding protein: MNVLEVRDLRFQYPRSKKPALNGVTLSVKKGEMVGIIGPSGSGKSTLVLTFNGIIPHSIRGEFSGEVLVRNPSTGEELSTLETPVSKLSTAVGLVLQNPESQLFNMTVEDEVAFALENLGLPRDEIEERVSWALGVVGLEGKREEFPPNLSGGEKQRLAIASVLAMRPPIIVMDEPTSQLDPEGKREVENVILRLKKEGVTVVIVEHDSRFLFRNADRIIVLKNGSVFLEGTPREVARKIEGLLELGIKLPFSLILSHRLGLPPLFSPREFQPRAGRRH, from the coding sequence GTGAACGTTCTGGAAGTTAGAGACCTGCGTTTCCAGTACCCGCGCTCGAAAAAGCCGGCCCTCAATGGGGTAACTCTCTCCGTTAAAAAGGGGGAGATGGTTGGAATAATCGGGCCAAGCGGAAGCGGAAAGTCAACCCTTGTTCTGACGTTCAACGGCATAATCCCGCACTCCATTCGGGGAGAGTTCTCGGGGGAAGTGCTTGTCAGGAACCCCTCAACCGGGGAAGAACTCAGCACTCTGGAGACTCCGGTCTCTAAGCTCTCGACGGCAGTGGGTCTCGTGCTCCAGAACCCCGAAAGCCAGCTGTTCAACATGACTGTAGAGGATGAAGTGGCCTTTGCCCTCGAGAACCTGGGCCTTCCAAGGGATGAGATAGAAGAGAGGGTTAGCTGGGCGCTTGGGGTCGTTGGTCTTGAAGGGAAGCGAGAGGAGTTTCCCCCCAACCTCAGCGGTGGGGAGAAGCAGAGGTTGGCTATAGCTTCGGTTTTAGCCATGAGGCCGCCGATAATTGTCATGGACGAGCCAACGTCTCAGCTCGACCCCGAGGGAAAGAGGGAAGTTGAAAACGTAATCTTAAGGCTCAAGAAGGAGGGGGTGACGGTAGTAATAGTTGAGCACGATTCTCGCTTTTTATTCAGAAACGCCGACAGGATAATTGTGCTCAAGAACGGCAGCGTGTTCCTAGAGGGCACACCCCGTGAGGTTGCCAGGAAAATCGAAGGGCTACTGGAGCTTGGAATCAAACTACCGTTCTCGCTTATACTTTCTCACCGCCTTGGTCTTCCGCCCCTCTTTTCGCCACGGGAGTTTCAGCCGAGAGCAGGTCGCCGACACTGA
- a CDS encoding YigZ family protein, producing the protein MGYRTLRGIGTAQLVIKKSVFIGYASPANTEDDAKIFIAKIKAHHSDATHNVSAYLLNDGKNFAVRYDDDGEPKGSAGKPVLKVIQNKGLSNVVVVVTRYFGGIKLGYGGLVKAYSDAASLAIENAGIVKVYETERFEVTFPYNLFHLVRSTVEENGGRVVGEEYGELVKFTVETRKGEAEPLMKLLTEKTRGRIRLRPLFMRSV; encoded by the coding sequence TTGGGGTACAGGACCTTAAGGGGCATCGGCACTGCACAGCTGGTAATCAAGAAGTCTGTCTTCATCGGCTATGCCTCGCCAGCAAACACCGAGGATGATGCAAAGATCTTCATAGCGAAGATAAAGGCCCATCACAGCGACGCGACCCACAACGTCTCGGCTTACCTCCTCAACGACGGAAAGAACTTCGCGGTCAGGTATGACGACGATGGGGAGCCCAAAGGGTCGGCAGGAAAGCCCGTCCTTAAGGTCATCCAGAACAAGGGGCTAAGCAACGTTGTGGTTGTAGTCACGCGATACTTTGGAGGAATAAAGCTCGGCTACGGCGGTTTGGTGAAGGCCTACAGCGACGCGGCGAGCCTGGCAATAGAAAACGCCGGGATTGTTAAGGTCTATGAGACCGAGCGCTTTGAGGTGACTTTTCCCTACAACCTCTTCCATCTCGTCAGGAGCACGGTTGAGGAGAACGGCGGCAGGGTTGTGGGGGAGGAGTATGGGGAGCTTGTGAAGTTCACGGTCGAGACGAGAAAGGGTGAGGCTGAGCCTCTTATGAAGCTTTTGACCGAGAAAACTAGGGGGAGGATAAGGCTGAGGCCGCTCTTCATGAGGAGCGTTTAG
- a CDS encoding lysyl aminopeptidase: protein MVDMELLKKVVEAPGVSGYEFLGIRDAVIEALKDYVDEIKVDKLGNVIAHKKGSGPKVMVAAHMDKIGIMVNHIDKQGYLHVVPVGGVDPRTLVAQRIRFFTDKGERYGVVGHIPPHIQKPEDRKKAADWDTIVVDVGADSKEEAEEMGFRIGTVGEFAPAFTQLSENRIATPYLDDRVCLYAMIEAARALENHEADIYFVASVQEEVGLRGARVASYAIDPEIGIAMDVTFAKQVGDKGKIVPKLGGGPVMDEVGPNIHPKIRRFADEVAKKYDIPLQAEASPRPTGTDANIMQINREGVATAVLSIPIRYMHSQVETADLRDIDLTIKFAKHFLEELRPMDLTP, encoded by the coding sequence ATGGTAGACATGGAACTCCTCAAGAAGGTCGTTGAAGCTCCGGGCGTTTCTGGCTATGAGTTCCTCGGAATAAGAGATGCAGTAATAGAGGCCCTGAAGGACTACGTGGATGAGATAAAGGTTGACAAGCTCGGCAACGTCATAGCCCACAAGAAGGGCAGCGGGCCGAAGGTCATGGTAGCCGCACATATGGACAAGATAGGTATCATGGTCAACCACATCGACAAGCAGGGGTACCTTCATGTCGTCCCGGTTGGTGGAGTTGACCCGAGAACCCTCGTGGCCCAGAGGATAAGGTTCTTCACGGACAAGGGAGAGCGCTACGGCGTTGTCGGTCACATACCGCCGCACATCCAGAAGCCAGAGGACAGGAAGAAGGCCGCCGACTGGGACACGATAGTGGTTGATGTAGGAGCCGACAGCAAGGAAGAGGCAGAGGAGATGGGCTTCCGCATTGGAACCGTCGGCGAGTTCGCGCCTGCATTCACCCAGCTCAGCGAGAACAGGATAGCCACACCCTACCTCGACGACAGGGTTTGTCTCTACGCCATGATTGAAGCCGCCAGGGCTCTGGAGAACCACGAGGCCGACATATACTTCGTCGCATCAGTCCAGGAGGAGGTCGGCCTGAGGGGAGCCCGCGTCGCTTCCTACGCCATAGACCCCGAGATCGGCATAGCCATGGACGTAACCTTCGCCAAGCAGGTCGGAGATAAGGGCAAGATCGTTCCAAAGCTCGGCGGCGGGCCGGTCATGGACGAGGTCGGCCCGAACATCCACCCTAAGATCAGGCGCTTCGCCGATGAAGTGGCCAAGAAGTACGACATCCCGCTCCAGGCCGAAGCAAGCCCGAGGCCGACTGGAACCGACGCCAACATAATGCAGATCAACAGGGAGGGCGTGGCAACTGCTGTCCTCAGCATCCCGATAAGGTACATGCACAGCCAGGTCGAGACCGCTGACCTGAGGGACATCGACCTGACCATAAAGTTCGCCAAGCACTTCCTTGAGGAGCTCAGGCCAATGGACCTTACCCCGTGA
- the tiaS gene encoding tRNA(Ile2) 2-agmatinylcytidine synthetase TiaS — MIIHIGIDDTDSPNGMCTTYLGALLYRELSRLADPIDLPRLIRLNPNIPYKTRGNGAVAMTFKAEDGVVPRIKDIVLFYVSQLADFEHENTNPGVVFLEGEVPEKLREFSLKALREHVTIEEAEKTAREVGAEYFKFKLGRGIIGSLAAIGYPLESFTYELLAYREQENWGTPRRVNEESVFLADMWAYPFSYDNVDPYKRVVLITPHGKDPVLAGIRGVDKAKVLQVFEMVEFEEPVAFYQLYKTNQNTDDHLVQKKIGELKLYDSAVVRGRVAGPYWEKGRHVFFELEDETGKIRVAAFEPTKKFRNWVRKLLPGDEIIAAGGVKEHDGVLTLNLEKFYPVRLVPKIEHRKPKCPRCGGTMKSKGDYLKCKRCGYKMPKKLIPVEVPRDLEKKIYEVPPDARKHLSRPLVLPGGEDKLVELSEQPSG; from the coding sequence ATGATCATCCACATAGGAATTGACGATACGGACTCACCCAACGGCATGTGCACAACCTACCTCGGCGCCCTCCTCTACCGCGAGCTTTCAAGGCTAGCTGATCCTATTGACCTCCCCCGGCTCATTCGTTTAAACCCGAACATCCCCTACAAGACCCGCGGCAACGGAGCAGTTGCAATGACTTTCAAGGCTGAAGATGGGGTTGTTCCACGGATAAAGGACATTGTTCTCTTCTACGTATCACAGCTTGCCGACTTTGAGCACGAGAACACGAACCCAGGCGTTGTTTTCCTGGAGGGAGAAGTCCCAGAGAAGCTCCGCGAGTTCTCGCTTAAGGCTCTGAGGGAGCATGTGACCATCGAAGAAGCCGAAAAGACCGCGAGAGAAGTTGGTGCTGAATACTTCAAGTTCAAGCTGGGAAGGGGGATAATCGGCTCCCTCGCAGCTATTGGCTACCCCCTGGAGAGTTTCACGTACGAACTCCTGGCCTATAGAGAGCAGGAAAACTGGGGGACACCGAGAAGAGTTAACGAAGAGAGCGTCTTTTTGGCTGATATGTGGGCATACCCATTCAGTTACGACAACGTTGACCCCTACAAGCGCGTTGTTTTGATAACCCCCCACGGAAAAGACCCCGTTTTAGCTGGAATCCGGGGGGTTGATAAAGCCAAAGTCCTCCAGGTCTTCGAGATGGTGGAGTTCGAGGAACCGGTAGCTTTCTACCAGCTCTACAAGACGAACCAAAACACCGACGACCACCTTGTTCAAAAAAAGATTGGTGAACTGAAGCTCTACGACAGCGCAGTGGTGAGGGGCAGAGTAGCAGGCCCATACTGGGAGAAGGGCAGACACGTCTTCTTTGAGCTTGAGGACGAGACGGGAAAGATCAGGGTTGCCGCATTTGAACCCACTAAAAAGTTCCGCAACTGGGTGAGGAAGCTCCTCCCTGGGGATGAGATTATTGCCGCCGGAGGGGTAAAGGAACACGATGGAGTCCTGACGCTCAACCTCGAGAAGTTCTATCCAGTCAGGCTCGTCCCGAAGATCGAGCATAGAAAGCCCAAGTGCCCCCGCTGTGGCGGGACGATGAAGAGTAAGGGCGACTACCTGAAGTGTAAGCGTTGCGGATACAAAATGCCGAAAAAGCTTATCCCCGTTGAAGTCCCCCGCGACCTGGAGAAGAAAATCTATGAGGTCCCGCCCGATGCAAGGAAACACCTCTCACGGCCCCTTGTCCTTCCGGGAGGAGAGGACAAGCTAGTGGAACTCTCGGAACAGCCTTCTGGATAG
- a CDS encoding DEAD/DEAH box helicase encodes MSLFEALKPLKSEIARVQVFPPREGEFGEFTFKNPEINALVEELGFSLYRHQVEALEKLYAGKNIVVTTPTASGKSEIFRLAIFDSYLSDPRKTYILVYPTRALINNQLEKFQRANLTFYRLTGKMVSARILTGDVSWEERRGLLRERPRVVFTTPDILHYNILRRWRDYEWLLRNIRYLVVDELHVYRGIFGSNAAWLFRRLSFRLKRLGVKLQIMALSATLRNPKEFAEKIFRVEFEPVVRATNPLPRRYLVLFEPNNFDDRQLLRAVIERLVSKGIKTLVFFDSRKGTEKTLRFLLNSPVFSKVTTYKGTLPKNVRWEVERDFRDGKLLALLTTNALELGIDIGDLDAVINYGIPPDGLFSLIQRFGRAGRSADREALNGVVLRKNGLDYYYREHFEELVERLEKGIIEYMPVKVDNERIAEKHMHYLLTELGILDWDELDEFERRIAEKLVIERKADLKKNPLTGKLEVRVRRPAFEYSSLRTASDESFFLVKDEPWIRAKLMEKSSLRELLNFINWLKLKGYIIEEVDEDEYHRSLLPGMAYFSRGELYMAKERLSLGKFHFVFADQLNRLWDVETFASKIEEVEILEERAKKSYKGVQIGLGRLRVRHVYTGFAVKGLDTGNYVGELVKLREAGILKGEISSPATGEKVETEEDFSILNWEKFAKVEFEEPYVREFETEGIWLVFPDEIREVSSEEFREFFGRAAEKGFEDLAFHLYQSLDRRKLFPLFLGSTSFVIKKTIGESLQKAGIQDEELAFAIKKMVDSKDGVGSALHAIEHNMIKIAPVFTYVDSRELGGYSYASFPGMPYVGKPVVFIYDGNEGGAGLAEIIYENAEKLMEKSLEHLKSCPCKDGCPVCVLSPKCGTFNEFLDKWAAIRVWERILKEKEADAQDQS; translated from the coding sequence ATGTCCCTCTTCGAAGCCCTCAAACCCCTGAAGTCCGAGATCGCGAGGGTCCAGGTCTTCCCACCGAGAGAAGGCGAGTTTGGAGAATTCACGTTCAAAAACCCTGAAATAAACGCCCTCGTTGAGGAGCTGGGCTTCTCCCTCTACCGCCACCAGGTTGAAGCTTTGGAGAAGCTCTACGCAGGGAAGAACATCGTTGTAACAACACCAACCGCCAGCGGGAAGAGTGAAATCTTCCGCCTGGCTATCTTCGACTCCTACCTCTCCGATCCACGGAAAACTTACATCCTCGTTTATCCCACCCGGGCGCTCATAAACAACCAGCTCGAGAAGTTCCAGAGGGCTAATTTAACCTTCTACCGCCTGACCGGAAAGATGGTGAGCGCGAGGATTCTCACGGGAGATGTCTCTTGGGAAGAGAGGAGAGGACTCCTCCGCGAGAGGCCGAGGGTGGTCTTCACCACCCCGGACATTCTCCACTACAACATTCTGAGGAGGTGGAGGGACTACGAGTGGCTCCTCAGGAACATTCGGTACCTCGTCGTCGATGAGCTCCACGTCTACCGGGGGATTTTTGGAAGCAACGCGGCGTGGCTCTTCAGGCGTCTGTCCTTCAGGCTTAAGCGCCTTGGAGTGAAGCTCCAGATAATGGCCCTATCAGCAACGCTGAGGAACCCCAAGGAGTTCGCGGAAAAGATCTTCAGGGTGGAGTTCGAACCAGTTGTTAGGGCTACAAACCCCCTCCCGCGGAGGTATCTGGTTCTCTTCGAGCCAAACAACTTCGACGACAGACAGCTCCTGAGGGCCGTAATCGAGAGGCTAGTGAGCAAGGGAATAAAGACCCTCGTCTTCTTCGACAGCAGGAAGGGCACCGAGAAGACCTTACGCTTTCTCCTCAACTCCCCCGTCTTCTCCAAGGTAACCACTTACAAGGGCACCCTGCCGAAGAACGTCCGCTGGGAAGTTGAGAGGGACTTCAGGGACGGAAAATTACTCGCCCTGCTTACCACCAACGCCCTCGAACTCGGGATAGACATAGGCGACCTCGATGCCGTGATAAACTACGGCATCCCTCCGGACGGCCTGTTCTCCCTCATCCAGCGCTTTGGGAGGGCGGGGAGGAGCGCCGACAGGGAAGCCCTCAACGGCGTTGTTCTGAGGAAGAACGGGCTTGACTATTACTACAGAGAGCACTTTGAAGAACTCGTCGAGAGGCTTGAGAAGGGCATCATCGAGTACATGCCGGTCAAAGTTGACAACGAGCGCATAGCGGAGAAGCACATGCACTACCTTCTCACAGAGCTTGGAATCCTTGACTGGGACGAGCTGGACGAGTTTGAGAGGAGAATAGCTGAAAAGCTCGTGATCGAGAGGAAGGCCGACCTCAAGAAGAACCCGCTCACCGGAAAGCTCGAGGTCAGGGTGAGGAGGCCGGCCTTCGAGTACTCCTCGCTCAGGACAGCGAGCGACGAGAGCTTCTTCCTGGTTAAGGACGAGCCGTGGATAAGGGCGAAGCTGATGGAGAAGTCATCCCTCAGAGAGCTCCTCAACTTCATCAACTGGCTCAAGCTGAAGGGCTACATCATAGAAGAAGTTGACGAAGACGAGTACCACCGCTCGCTCCTGCCGGGGATGGCCTACTTCTCGAGGGGAGAGCTCTACATGGCGAAAGAAAGACTCAGCCTTGGTAAGTTCCACTTCGTCTTTGCCGACCAGCTCAACCGCCTCTGGGACGTCGAGACCTTCGCGAGCAAGATAGAAGAGGTTGAGATACTCGAGGAGAGGGCGAAAAAGAGTTACAAGGGAGTCCAAATAGGCCTCGGGAGGCTCCGCGTCAGGCACGTCTACACGGGCTTTGCGGTCAAGGGGCTCGATACCGGGAACTACGTGGGCGAACTGGTAAAGCTGAGGGAAGCGGGGATACTCAAGGGCGAAATCTCCTCACCAGCAACGGGTGAGAAAGTGGAGACTGAGGAGGACTTCTCGATACTCAACTGGGAGAAGTTCGCGAAGGTGGAGTTCGAGGAGCCCTACGTCAGGGAGTTCGAGACCGAGGGAATATGGCTCGTCTTTCCCGATGAGATACGGGAGGTCTCGAGCGAGGAGTTCAGGGAGTTCTTTGGGAGAGCGGCAGAGAAAGGCTTTGAGGATTTGGCGTTCCACCTCTACCAGAGCCTGGACAGAAGAAAGCTCTTCCCGCTCTTCCTCGGAAGCACCAGCTTCGTGATAAAGAAGACGATAGGCGAGAGCCTCCAGAAGGCCGGAATCCAGGATGAAGAGCTAGCCTTCGCTATAAAAAAGATGGTGGACAGCAAGGACGGCGTAGGAAGCGCACTCCACGCGATAGAGCACAACATGATAAAGATAGCGCCGGTATTCACCTACGTGGACAGCAGGGAACTCGGCGGCTACAGCTACGCGAGCTTTCCGGGAATGCCCTACGTGGGCAAGCCGGTGGTCTTCATCTACGACGGCAACGAGGGCGGCGCCGGTCTGGCGGAGATAATCTACGAGAACGCAGAAAAGCTGATGGAGAAGAGCCTCGAGCACCTGAAGAGCTGTCCCTGCAAGGACGGCTGTCCGGTCTGCGTCCTCTCGCCGAAGTGCGGCACATTCAATGAGTTCCTCGACAAGTGGGCCGCGATAAGAGTATGGGAGAGGATTCTGAAGGAAAAGGAAGCGGATGCACAAGACCAGTCTTGA
- the map gene encoding type II methionyl aminopeptidase, giving the protein MDEREALIKAGEIARQVKKEVVDLIKPGAKLYDIAEFVEKRIIELGGRPAFPCNLSINEIAAHYTPYKGDETVLKEGDYLKLDLGVHVDGYIADTAVTFRVGMEEDGLMEAAREALENAIATVRAGVMVRDVAKAIEETIRGKGFNPIVNLSGHKIERYKLHAGVSVPNVYREADTYVLQEGDVFAIEPFATTGAGQVIEVPPALIFMYLRDRPVRMLQARRLLMHIKKNYKTLPFAYRWLQDFLPEGQLKLALTQLEKAGAIYAYPILREVRGGMVTQFEHTVIVEKDGAYVTT; this is encoded by the coding sequence GTGGACGAGAGAGAGGCACTCATAAAGGCAGGAGAGATCGCCAGGCAGGTCAAAAAAGAGGTAGTAGACCTGATAAAACCCGGCGCAAAGCTCTACGATATAGCGGAGTTCGTGGAAAAGAGGATAATTGAACTGGGGGGCAGACCTGCCTTCCCATGCAACCTCTCAATAAACGAAATCGCCGCTCACTACACCCCATATAAAGGGGACGAGACCGTTCTCAAGGAGGGGGACTACCTGAAGCTCGACCTTGGCGTCCACGTCGATGGGTACATAGCGGATACCGCCGTTACCTTCCGCGTCGGTATGGAAGAGGACGGGCTTATGGAAGCCGCCAGAGAGGCGCTTGAAAACGCGATAGCAACCGTCAGGGCCGGAGTCATGGTAAGAGACGTCGCAAAGGCCATCGAGGAGACCATCCGCGGAAAGGGCTTCAACCCGATAGTGAACCTGAGCGGCCACAAGATCGAGCGCTACAAGCTCCACGCTGGCGTCAGTGTGCCCAACGTTTACAGGGAAGCCGATACCTACGTCCTTCAGGAGGGAGATGTCTTCGCGATAGAGCCCTTTGCAACGACCGGAGCGGGACAGGTCATCGAGGTTCCACCGGCGCTGATCTTCATGTACCTCCGCGACAGGCCCGTGAGGATGCTCCAGGCCAGGAGGCTCTTGATGCACATAAAGAAGAACTATAAGACACTGCCCTTTGCCTACCGCTGGCTCCAGGACTTTTTGCCGGAGGGACAGCTCAAACTCGCCCTGACCCAGCTTGAGAAGGCCGGCGCCATCTACGCCTACCCGATCCTCAGGGAAGTGCGCGGTGGAATGGTTACCCAGTTCGAGCACACAGTCATAGTCGAGAAGGACGGTGCTTATGTAACTACATAA
- a CDS encoding HAD family hydrolase, which produces MKVEIPNYGEVKIEAVVFDLNGTLGEKGRVDEEVKHLLERLADRYTVVVISADTFGTLEEGLGGLPVRLERASNAAEKVEIARGYAPYAAIGNGNNDVAMLEEAELAFCVIGKEGATVDALLASDIVVTDVRDAIAMLLDEKKLIATLRG; this is translated from the coding sequence ATGAAAGTGGAAATACCGAACTACGGGGAAGTCAAGATAGAGGCCGTGGTCTTTGACCTCAACGGCACCCTTGGAGAAAAGGGGAGAGTTGACGAAGAGGTTAAGCACCTCCTTGAGAGGCTGGCGGATAGGTACACCGTCGTGGTGATAAGCGCCGACACCTTTGGCACACTGGAGGAAGGGCTTGGCGGACTTCCGGTAAGGCTTGAACGGGCATCAAACGCCGCTGAAAAAGTCGAGATAGCGAGGGGCTACGCTCCATACGCCGCTATTGGAAACGGGAACAACGACGTGGCAATGCTTGAGGAGGCCGAGTTGGCGTTCTGCGTCATCGGGAAGGAAGGGGCAACAGTTGATGCCCTCCTGGCCAGCGACATCGTTGTCACCGACGTTAGGGACGCGATAGCAATGCTCCTGGACGAGAAGAAGCTCATAGCGACGCTGAGAGGGTGA
- the cyaB gene encoding class IV adenylate cyclase, translating to MIEVELKGYANDKIFERVREEFKLIRKEYHEDTYYQHPCRDFSKTDEALRIRIRRFNGHFEAFMTYKGPKIDQHSKTRKEIEVPLNDPDKHAEILENLGFVEVLTVSKTREKYYVEKGIVIALDDVEGLGKFIEIEAMTDKKEDVPHFTSKLRAILVELGVEKFERRSYLELLLGKEGSNGKA from the coding sequence ATGATAGAGGTCGAACTGAAGGGATACGCCAATGATAAAATATTCGAGAGAGTGCGTGAGGAGTTCAAACTCATAAGGAAGGAATACCATGAAGACACGTACTACCAGCACCCATGCAGGGACTTTTCTAAGACTGACGAGGCCCTTAGAATTAGAATAAGGAGGTTTAACGGCCACTTTGAGGCCTTTATGACATACAAGGGGCCAAAAATTGACCAACACTCAAAAACGCGGAAGGAAATCGAAGTTCCGCTCAACGATCCTGACAAACACGCCGAGATACTCGAAAACCTTGGGTTTGTTGAGGTTCTTACAGTCTCCAAGACGCGAGAAAAGTACTACGTCGAAAAGGGCATAGTGATAGCCCTCGACGATGTAGAGGGGCTTGGTAAGTTCATAGAAATCGAGGCGATGACTGATAAAAAGGAGGACGTTCCTCACTTTACCAGCAAACTGCGGGCAATACTAGTGGAACTAGGAGTTGAGAAGTTTGAACGCAGGTCATATCTAGAACTCCTGTTGGGGAAGGAGGGCTCTAATGGGAAAGCTTGA